The following are from one region of the Sphingomonas sp. J315 genome:
- a CDS encoding UGSC family (seleno)protein, with amino-acid sequence MTGRLLSPIGTNSVERHPIAPRLDTLNGKRIGLLDNTKKNAALLLKAAGEILQRDYGVADVHFYRKISSSPGAPAAMLDALAACDAVINAYGDCGSCTSWCIHDGVTLEKRGVPTATVNSDAFVVLGQQEAIALGLPGLPIVMVPHPMGDVAAEIVIERAHGMIEQVVRVLTGSAAQLESDYTDRYIGESNNFARSNMFCEI; translated from the coding sequence ATGACCGGCCGCCTGCTCAGTCCCATCGGCACGAACAGCGTCGAGCGCCATCCCATCGCCCCGCGGCTCGATACGCTGAACGGCAAGAGGATCGGCCTGCTCGACAACACCAAGAAGAATGCGGCGCTGCTGCTCAAGGCGGCAGGCGAGATCCTGCAGCGCGACTATGGCGTCGCGGACGTGCATTTCTACCGCAAGATCAGCTCGTCGCCCGGCGCTCCCGCGGCGATGCTGGACGCACTGGCGGCGTGCGATGCGGTGATCAACGCTTATGGCGACTGCGGCTCGTGCACGTCCTGGTGCATCCATGACGGCGTGACGCTGGAGAAGCGCGGCGTGCCGACCGCGACCGTCAACAGCGACGCTTTCGTGGTGCTCGGGCAGCAGGAGGCGATCGCACTGGGCCTGCCCGGACTTCCAATCGTGATGGTGCCCCACCCGATGGGCGACGTCGCAGCAGAAATCGTTATCGAACGTGCGCACGGGATGATCGAACAGGTGGTGCGGGTCCTGACCGGCAGCGCGGCGCAGCTCGAGAGCGACTATACCGACCGCTATATCGGCGAGAGCAACAATTTCGCGCGTAGCAACATGTTCTGCGAGATCTGA
- a CDS encoding MFS transporter, with amino-acid sequence MRTVDTVAAETDVQSAVSPRIAWFSVTILLLVAIMSYLDRQIISLMVEPIKASLGVSDFEIGLLQGVAFGLFYAVFGLPIGWLVDRYSRRKIIYFGMTLWSLAAGACGLASTYTHLLLARFGVGVGEASLSPAAYSMIADLFPPRRLALALGVFATGSSIGGALAYMAGGRADREVRGDGCHGIARCRRAGAVAAGLPRHRAARRRHRRPDVPRSRAGSPAPQARP; translated from the coding sequence ATGAGGACAGTCGACACGGTTGCTGCGGAAACCGACGTCCAATCGGCGGTTTCGCCGCGCATCGCCTGGTTCAGCGTGACGATCCTGCTGCTCGTCGCGATCATGTCGTATCTCGACCGGCAGATCATCTCGCTGATGGTCGAACCGATCAAGGCCAGCCTCGGCGTCAGCGATTTTGAGATCGGACTGCTCCAGGGCGTGGCGTTCGGCCTGTTCTATGCCGTGTTCGGCTTGCCGATCGGATGGCTGGTCGATCGCTATTCGCGGCGCAAGATCATCTATTTCGGTATGACTCTGTGGTCGCTGGCGGCCGGTGCTTGCGGGCTCGCTTCCACCTACACCCATTTGCTTCTGGCCCGTTTCGGCGTAGGTGTCGGGGAGGCGTCGCTATCGCCCGCTGCCTATTCGATGATCGCCGACCTGTTTCCGCCCAGACGCCTGGCGCTGGCGCTGGGCGTATTCGCGACGGGATCGTCGATCGGCGGCGCGCTCGCCTATATGGCAGGGGGGCGCGCTGATCGCGAAGTTCGAGGCGATGGGTGCCATGGCATTGCCCGGTGTCGGCGTGCTGGAGCCGTGGCAGCTGGTCTTCCTCGTCACCGGGCTGCCCGGCGTCGGCATCGCCGCCCTGATGTTCCTCGTTCCCGAGCCGGTTCGCCGGCACCGCAAGCTCGACCTTGA
- a CDS encoding SDR family NAD(P)-dependent oxidoreductase produces the protein MTNPMNLSGRTILITGAAQGIGLATAQLCAALDANVILLDRSEEQLDAALASFDSGKAMKIAGSVTDRAFVKQAVAEAAARFGGIHGLVNNAGITRTAMIDKMTADDWQAVIDVNLTGAFNMLQAVGMDMIARAKSGESDPGAIVNISSDAGRKGTIGQINYGAAKSGVLGLTMSAAREWGRYGIRTNSVAYGIVETDMTETVRSEKFRDRYLANIPLGRFLTKEEAANSIAFLLSPAAAFITGQHLSVNGGSHITA, from the coding sequence GTGACCAATCCAATGAACCTGTCAGGCCGCACCATCCTGATCACGGGAGCTGCACAGGGGATCGGGCTGGCGACCGCACAGCTTTGCGCTGCGCTCGACGCCAATGTCATCCTGCTCGATCGCAGCGAAGAACAACTCGACGCGGCGCTGGCATCGTTCGATTCGGGCAAGGCGATGAAGATCGCCGGCAGCGTCACGGATCGCGCGTTCGTGAAACAGGCTGTGGCGGAGGCCGCTGCGCGCTTCGGCGGTATCCATGGCCTGGTGAACAATGCGGGCATCACCCGCACTGCGATGATCGACAAGATGACCGCCGATGACTGGCAGGCGGTGATCGACGTCAACCTGACCGGCGCGTTCAACATGCTTCAGGCGGTCGGCATGGACATGATCGCTCGCGCCAAGAGCGGCGAGAGCGATCCCGGGGCCATCGTCAACATCTCGTCGGATGCGGGCCGCAAGGGCACGATCGGCCAGATCAACTATGGCGCGGCCAAGTCCGGCGTACTGGGCCTGACCATGTCGGCCGCACGCGAATGGGGCCGCTACGGGATCCGCACCAACTCGGTCGCCTATGGTATCGTCGAGACGGACATGACCGAGACGGTGCGCAGCGAAAAATTCCGCGATCGCTATCTCGCCAATATTCCGCTCGGCCGGTTCCTGACCAAGGAGGAGGCGGCCAATTCCATCGCCTTCCTGCTGTCTCCCGCCGCCGCCTTCATCACCGGACAGCATCTGTCGGTGAATGGCGGTTCGCACATCACGGCCTGA
- a CDS encoding nuclear transport factor 2 family protein, whose product MRDWSPERIVDRLQIEEQLYLYCRAIDRIDMALLASVFHPDAIIDKGDGAVPVADFIATVAARHPGVPRASHMVANHLIEFTAADTAFVESWCLAVEQHRGTPAVDRIYRVRYGDSFARRDDGWRIAHRSFVVDHVLNAPVDPALILDMGGRYEGQRDLDDVIERLRRGASAQP is encoded by the coding sequence ATGCGCGACTGGTCGCCCGAACGCATCGTCGACCGGTTGCAGATCGAGGAGCAGCTCTATCTCTATTGCCGCGCGATCGACCGGATCGACATGGCTCTGCTCGCGAGCGTATTCCACCCCGACGCAATCATCGACAAGGGCGATGGTGCGGTGCCGGTGGCGGATTTCATCGCGACGGTCGCGGCGCGCCACCCCGGCGTTCCCCGTGCGTCGCATATGGTGGCCAATCACCTGATCGAATTCACCGCGGCCGACACCGCATTCGTCGAAAGCTGGTGCCTCGCCGTCGAGCAGCATAGGGGTACCCCGGCGGTCGATCGCATCTACCGTGTCCGCTATGGCGACAGCTTCGCTCGGCGCGACGACGGCTGGCGGATCGCGCATCGCAGCTTCGTTGTCGATCATGTGCTGAACGCGCCGGTCGACCCCGCGCTGATCCTCGACATGGGCGGCCGCTATGAAGGCCAGCGCGACCTCGACGATGTGATCGAAAGGCTGCGGCGGGGCGCTTCGGCGCAGCCCTGA
- a CDS encoding acyl-CoA dehydrogenase family protein — translation MSATALHLDLPELPEAAETLRAKVRAFVARERAEGHLPPPEKIGLGFDIETTKRIAAQGWIGLTWPRQYGGGERTALERYVMNEELLAAALPVGAHWVADRQSGPVLLKFGNDAQKDFYLPRIAAGDCYFCIGMSEPESGSDLASLKARAEKVAGGWRINGRKIWTTNAHRVHYMITLVRTSTVEGSRHAGLSQLIVDLKTPGVTISPIISMAGEHDFNEVLLEDVFVPDDALIGQEGNGWNQVSAELAYERSGPERWLSSFRLVSELIDILGPDAQPASLEELGRLLSHLLSLRQLSMSVASMIQRGLSPNLEASIVKDLGTKFEQEAVRVVRNLVASEDLTANGRNARLGRLLSHAQVYAPAFTIRGGTNEILRGIIARGIGLR, via the coding sequence ATGTCCGCAACCGCCCTTCATCTGGACCTGCCCGAACTCCCCGAAGCCGCCGAGACGCTGCGTGCGAAGGTCCGCGCTTTCGTCGCACGCGAACGCGCGGAAGGGCATTTGCCGCCGCCGGAAAAGATCGGCCTCGGCTTCGATATCGAAACCACCAAGCGGATCGCGGCACAGGGATGGATCGGCCTGACCTGGCCCAGGCAATATGGCGGCGGCGAGCGAACCGCGCTCGAGCGCTATGTGATGAACGAGGAGCTGCTCGCCGCCGCACTCCCTGTCGGCGCACATTGGGTAGCGGACCGGCAGAGTGGTCCGGTTCTGCTCAAGTTCGGAAACGACGCGCAGAAAGACTTCTACCTGCCCCGGATCGCTGCGGGTGACTGCTATTTCTGCATCGGGATGAGCGAGCCGGAATCGGGGTCCGACCTCGCCTCGCTCAAGGCGCGCGCGGAAAAGGTCGCGGGCGGCTGGCGCATCAACGGGCGCAAGATCTGGACCACCAATGCACACCGCGTTCACTACATGATCACGCTCGTTCGGACCTCGACGGTCGAGGGTTCGCGCCATGCCGGTCTCAGCCAGCTGATCGTCGATCTCAAGACGCCGGGCGTCACCATCAGTCCGATCATCTCGATGGCCGGCGAACATGACTTCAACGAGGTGCTGCTCGAGGACGTGTTCGTCCCGGACGACGCGTTGATCGGGCAGGAAGGCAATGGCTGGAACCAGGTCTCGGCCGAACTCGCTTATGAACGATCCGGACCCGAACGGTGGCTGTCGAGCTTCCGGCTGGTCTCCGAACTGATCGACATTCTCGGCCCGGACGCCCAGCCGGCGAGCCTTGAGGAACTCGGGCGGCTGCTCTCGCATCTCCTATCGCTGCGCCAGCTTTCAATGTCGGTAGCCAGCATGATCCAGCGCGGATTGTCACCCAATCTCGAGGCCTCGATCGTCAAGGACCTCGGTACCAAATTCGAGCAGGAGGCGGTGCGCGTCGTGCGCAACCTCGTCGCCTCCGAAGATCTGACTGCCAATGGCCGCAATGCGCGGCTGGGGCGCCTGCTGAGCCATGCGCAGGTCTATGCACCCGCCTTCACCATTCGTGGCGGTACCAACGAGATTTTGCGCGGGATCATCGCGCGGGGGATTGGCCTGAGATGA
- a CDS encoding amidohydrolase family protein has protein sequence MIVDAQIHVWGADCPQRPWPRAGTDGRTARAQRDNPMTAVEALSAMDAACVTRAILVPPSWEGERNDLVLAAAAAHPDRFAVMGRLPPDLRSLARWRHQPGMLGARIILGAETVDHWLWAEAQAQNVPLMIAPAGKVPLLARIAREYPALRLIIDHMGARVHKTGATAFAQVEEVIAMAALPNVAIKATCLPGYSAAGHPWPDVTPYLRRLFDAFGAERTFWGSDLSRLPCPYPMLVRFFHEELPWLKGQARDQVMGGAILRWLDWNQHRSHPPTNGKGIASP, from the coding sequence ATGATCGTCGATGCGCAGATCCATGTCTGGGGAGCGGATTGTCCCCAGCGTCCATGGCCGCGCGCCGGCACGGATGGCCGGACCGCTCGGGCCCAGCGCGACAATCCGATGACCGCGGTCGAGGCACTGTCGGCGATGGACGCAGCATGCGTCACCCGCGCAATCCTTGTCCCGCCTTCCTGGGAAGGGGAGCGCAACGACCTCGTCCTCGCCGCCGCCGCGGCGCACCCGGACCGCTTCGCGGTGATGGGGCGCCTCCCGCCCGATCTGCGTTCGCTGGCCCGGTGGCGGCATCAGCCCGGCATGTTGGGCGCCCGGATCATCCTGGGTGCCGAGACTGTCGATCACTGGCTTTGGGCGGAAGCGCAGGCGCAGAATGTCCCGCTCATGATCGCCCCTGCCGGCAAAGTGCCGCTGCTCGCCCGCATCGCGCGTGAATATCCCGCGCTGCGGCTGATCATCGATCATATGGGTGCGCGGGTTCACAAGACTGGCGCAACGGCGTTCGCGCAGGTTGAGGAGGTGATCGCGATGGCCGCGCTGCCCAATGTCGCGATCAAGGCGACCTGCCTGCCCGGCTACAGCGCGGCGGGCCATCCCTGGCCCGACGTCACCCCCTATCTGCGGCGGCTGTTCGACGCTTTTGGCGCCGAACGGACCTTCTGGGGATCGGACCTCAGCCGCCTGCCCTGCCCCTATCCGATGCTGGTGCGCTTCTTCCACGAGGAGCTGCCCTGGCTCAAAGGACAGGCGCGCGATCAGGTCATGGGCGGCGCAATCCTGCGCTGGCTGGATTGGAACCAGCACCGGTCACATCCGCCAACAAACGGCAAAGGAATTGCATCGCCATGA
- a CDS encoding acyl-CoA dehydrogenase: MSENRAFFRETVEQILADTLDQSRIEASEQRTLPAALYEALEENGVTRMLVPEGQGGIGADIGDSFAILRAMGAAAAPGPIVETMLGNKLLAEAGLDPADGLIALAFADDGAAMLHAVPWGGGVDHVLAVTPSGISLSASANWDIEPALDAADEPRDTLRGSLGAIVALDTSAALRTAAILRAGQMLGAIEWTLARSIDYAGERKQFGREISKFQVIQQMLAELAAHMLASAGIAEAAADAASETLIAAARSRLGDAADAAIGIGHQVHGAMGFSKEYALNHRTRRLMAWRDDFGSVQFWRRRLAGGFVTCSREEFWPAIADAGNRRAA, from the coding sequence ATGAGCGAGAACCGCGCATTCTTCCGCGAAACGGTCGAACAGATCCTTGCCGACACGCTCGACCAGAGCCGGATCGAGGCGAGCGAACAGCGCACGCTACCGGCGGCGCTCTACGAAGCCCTGGAGGAGAATGGCGTCACCCGAATGCTGGTACCCGAGGGCCAGGGCGGGATCGGCGCGGATATCGGCGATTCCTTTGCGATCCTGCGCGCCATGGGTGCCGCTGCTGCACCCGGACCGATTGTCGAAACGATGCTGGGCAACAAGCTGCTGGCCGAGGCCGGACTTGACCCCGCAGACGGGTTGATCGCGCTTGCCTTTGCCGACGATGGCGCGGCCATGCTGCATGCGGTGCCCTGGGGCGGCGGCGTCGATCATGTACTGGCGGTCACCCCGTCCGGCATTTCGCTGAGCGCCTCGGCCAATTGGGACATCGAACCTGCGCTCGATGCGGCGGACGAGCCGCGCGACACGCTGAGAGGCTCACTCGGCGCGATCGTCGCGCTCGACACGTCCGCCGCGTTGCGCACCGCCGCCATTCTGCGCGCGGGGCAGATGTTGGGCGCGATCGAATGGACGCTGGCACGCAGCATCGATTACGCGGGCGAGCGCAAGCAGTTCGGCCGTGAAATCTCGAAATTCCAGGTGATCCAGCAGATGCTGGCCGAGCTCGCCGCGCATATGCTCGCATCCGCCGGTATTGCCGAAGCAGCGGCGGACGCGGCCAGCGAAACGCTCATCGCTGCCGCTCGCTCGCGGCTGGGCGATGCCGCCGACGCCGCGATCGGCATCGGCCATCAGGTTCATGGCGCGATGGGGTTCAGCAAGGAATATGCGCTCAACCACCGCACGCGCCGGCTGATGGCCTGGCGGGACGATTTCGGCAGCGTCCAGTTCTGGCGCCGCCGCCTCGCCGGCGGGTTCGTGACCTGCAGCCGCGAGGAATTCTGGCCGGCGATCGCCGATGCCGGCAACCGGCGCGCAGCCTAG
- a CDS encoding acyl-CoA synthetase, which produces MSKATLPHLAHHAKETPDRPAVIMAGAGTLLTYAELEARSHALAGQLAAHGIKAEDHVAILMENRADFMVAAWAAQRAGLYYTPVNWHLTADEVSYIVQDCGARAILSSEARRDVLAGVAETCADVAIWLCDRGGPSGFAPENGDPPAAADYASLEGSSMIYSSGTSGRPKGIKRRITGAAFGQLGAGDQMLRGLYAWDAETICLNPSPLYHAGPLNFAMSTHRSGGTVVLMRDFDPLEALEAIGKYRVNKAWLVPTMMIRMLKAPDRDRYDISSITHAVHTAAPCPQDTKRAMIDWWGPVLYEFYAATEGNGLTAITPQEWLAHPGSVGRSPDVRIVGEDGAVLPAGEVGVIYFASDWTVFEYHNDPAKTAEAHDRNGWTTIGDMGYLDEEGYLYLTDRKTNMIIAGGVNIYPQEAENVLAVHPAIEDVAVIGVPHPEYGEEVKAVVQLAAGQSASAELAAELVAHCQSKLAKYKCPRSVDFVEALPRMPNGKLLKRDLRARYWNDAKIRI; this is translated from the coding sequence ATGAGCAAAGCGACGCTGCCGCATCTCGCGCACCACGCGAAGGAGACGCCCGACCGGCCTGCGGTGATCATGGCTGGTGCGGGCACGCTGCTGACCTATGCCGAACTCGAGGCGCGTTCGCATGCGCTGGCCGGCCAGCTTGCGGCACATGGCATCAAGGCCGAGGACCATGTCGCGATCCTGATGGAAAATCGCGCGGACTTCATGGTCGCGGCCTGGGCCGCGCAGCGCGCCGGCCTCTATTATACACCGGTCAACTGGCATCTGACCGCCGACGAGGTCAGCTATATCGTGCAGGACTGCGGTGCACGCGCGATCCTGTCGAGCGAGGCAAGGCGCGACGTGCTGGCAGGGGTGGCCGAGACCTGTGCCGATGTGGCGATCTGGTTGTGCGATCGCGGCGGCCCCTCCGGGTTTGCGCCCGAAAACGGCGACCCGCCAGCGGCGGCAGACTATGCGTCGCTCGAAGGTTCCTCGATGATCTATTCGTCCGGCACATCCGGGCGACCCAAGGGAATCAAGCGCCGCATCACGGGCGCGGCGTTCGGCCAGCTTGGCGCGGGCGACCAGATGCTTCGCGGCCTCTATGCCTGGGACGCGGAGACGATCTGCCTCAACCCCTCGCCATTATACCATGCCGGGCCGCTCAATTTCGCGATGTCGACCCACCGGTCGGGCGGAACGGTCGTGCTGATGCGCGACTTTGATCCGCTCGAGGCGCTCGAGGCGATCGGGAAATACCGGGTGAACAAGGCCTGGCTGGTGCCGACGATGATGATCCGCATGCTCAAGGCGCCGGATCGCGACCGCTATGACATCAGCAGCATCACGCATGCGGTCCACACCGCGGCGCCCTGTCCGCAGGATACCAAGCGGGCAATGATCGACTGGTGGGGGCCGGTGCTCTACGAATTCTACGCCGCGACCGAAGGCAACGGCCTGACCGCGATCACGCCGCAGGAATGGCTGGCACATCCCGGTTCGGTGGGGCGCTCGCCCGATGTCCGGATCGTCGGGGAGGATGGCGCGGTGCTGCCGGCCGGCGAGGTGGGCGTGATCTATTTCGCGTCGGACTGGACGGTGTTCGAATATCATAATGATCCGGCCAAGACCGCCGAAGCGCATGACCGCAACGGTTGGACCACGATCGGCGACATGGGATATCTGGACGAGGAGGGCTATCTCTACCTCACCGACCGCAAGACCAACATGATCATCGCCGGCGGGGTAAACATCTACCCGCAAGAGGCGGAGAATGTGCTCGCCGTCCATCCGGCGATCGAGGATGTCGCGGTGATCGGTGTGCCCCATCCCGAATATGGCGAAGAGGTGAAGGCCGTGGTGCAGCTGGCGGCCGGACAGTCGGCGTCGGCTGAACTGGCCGCCGAACTGGTGGCGCACTGCCAGTCGAAGCTGGCCAAATACAAATGCCCACGCAGCGTCGATTTTGTCGAGGCGCTGCCGCGCATGCCCAACGGCAAGCTGCTCAAGCGCGACTTGCGCGCGCGCTACTGGAACGATGCGAAGATCCGCATCTGA
- a CDS encoding SDR family NAD(P)-dependent oxidoreductase has protein sequence MKLAGRRILITGAASGIGRATAELFAREGAALALLDRSDDLLRSAAQASGGTAVLADLADEAQLLAAVAKAAQAMGGIDGIVNGAGIAGSQPLDALDRESWDRFVAINLTAPYLICRAALPHLQVTGNATIVNIASGQALLPNAPGIAAYAATKAGLVAFTKALGAELAPRIRANVVAPGIVDTPMVQGVLGGYASPDDAPFVQQYAMKRVARPSELAEAILFLSSEASSYVTGTVLAVDGGRTFH, from the coding sequence ATGAAGCTGGCCGGGCGACGGATCCTGATCACCGGCGCGGCCTCCGGCATCGGTCGCGCGACGGCCGAATTATTCGCTCGCGAAGGCGCGGCGCTGGCGCTGCTGGATCGCAGCGACGACCTCTTGCGATCGGCGGCCCAGGCAAGCGGTGGAACGGCGGTGCTCGCCGATCTGGCGGACGAAGCTCAATTGCTCGCGGCCGTAGCGAAGGCGGCCCAGGCGATGGGCGGAATCGATGGCATCGTGAACGGTGCGGGCATCGCCGGATCGCAGCCGCTCGACGCGCTCGACCGCGAAAGCTGGGACCGGTTCGTCGCGATCAACCTGACCGCGCCCTATCTGATCTGTCGCGCGGCCTTGCCCCATTTGCAGGTCACCGGGAACGCGACGATCGTCAACATCGCCTCGGGACAGGCGCTGTTGCCCAACGCGCCGGGCATCGCCGCCTATGCTGCGACCAAGGCGGGGCTTGTCGCCTTCACCAAGGCACTGGGCGCGGAGCTCGCACCCCGGATCCGCGCCAATGTCGTCGCCCCGGGTATCGTCGATACGCCGATGGTCCAGGGCGTGCTCGGTGGCTATGCCAGCCCGGACGACGCGCCATTCGTCCAGCAATATGCCATGAAGCGGGTCGCGCGCCCGTCCGAGCTGGCCGAGGCGATCCTGTTCCTGAGCAGCGAAGCGTCCTCCTATGTCACCGGCACGGTGCTGGCAGTCGATGGCGGCCGCACCTTCCACTGA
- a CDS encoding MFS transporter: MLEPWQLVFLVTGLPGVGIAALMFLVPEPVRRHRKLDLDAPDRGVMHFLLANRRYFICHFLGFGLVAVMAYGTAAWAPAMLMRRYGLGVAEVGIILGTVGALSGIPGFIFGGWFVDRWFARGQRDAHLRYFVYACLIGVAMAIIAFQLADGILWLFIPAYALLHFLQPFTGPAVAHLQIVTPNEYRGRISALFVLVFNLMGMCLGPPSVAFITTFVLHDPMQVHWSLTIMYVVVGLCAAALFRLALAPARRAAEAVA; the protein is encoded by the coding sequence GTGCTGGAGCCGTGGCAGCTGGTCTTCCTCGTCACCGGGCTGCCCGGCGTCGGCATCGCCGCCCTGATGTTCCTCGTTCCCGAGCCGGTTCGCCGGCACCGCAAGCTCGACCTTGACGCTCCCGATCGGGGCGTGATGCACTTCCTCCTCGCCAACCGCCGCTATTTCATCTGTCATTTCCTCGGCTTCGGGCTGGTCGCGGTCATGGCCTACGGCACTGCGGCCTGGGCACCGGCGATGCTGATGCGCCGCTACGGCCTCGGTGTTGCGGAGGTCGGCATCATTCTCGGCACCGTCGGCGCGCTCAGCGGCATTCCCGGTTTCATCTTCGGTGGCTGGTTCGTCGATCGCTGGTTCGCGCGCGGCCAGCGCGACGCGCATCTGCGATACTTCGTCTATGCCTGCCTGATCGGCGTCGCGATGGCGATCATCGCCTTCCAGCTTGCCGATGGCATCCTCTGGCTGTTCATCCCGGCCTATGCGCTGCTCCATTTTCTGCAACCATTCACCGGCCCGGCCGTCGCGCACCTCCAGATCGTGACGCCCAACGAATATCGCGGGCGCATTTCCGCGTTGTTCGTGCTGGTGTTCAACCTGATGGGCATGTGCCTTGGACCGCCCTCGGTCGCGTTCATCACAACCTTCGTGCTTCACGATCCGATGCAGGTCCATTGGTCGCTGACGATCATGTATGTGGTTGTAGGTCTCTGTGCAGCCGCCCTGTTCCGGCTGGCGCTGGCACCTGCGCGGCGGGCGGCGGAGGCCGTGGCATGA
- a CDS encoding glutathione peroxidase, whose product MTKLQDIPVRTIDGRETRLSEHAGKALLIVNTASKCGLTPQYEGLEALYRAYRDRGFEVLGFPSNDFRGQEPGTDAEIADFCQSAYAVDFPMFAKMVVAGPDKHPLYAALTEAQPAAVSTSGGAMRARLESHGIAVNPAPEVQWNFEKFVVAPDGSVTARFAPDTLPADPAILAAIEEQLPR is encoded by the coding sequence ATGACGAAGCTTCAGGACATTCCGGTAAGAACGATCGATGGCCGCGAGACGCGGCTCTCCGAACATGCCGGCAAGGCGCTGCTGATCGTCAACACCGCCTCCAAATGCGGCCTGACCCCGCAATATGAAGGACTTGAGGCGCTGTACCGCGCCTATCGCGACCGGGGGTTCGAAGTGCTGGGGTTTCCCTCCAACGATTTCCGCGGGCAGGAGCCGGGAACGGATGCCGAGATCGCCGACTTCTGCCAGTCCGCCTACGCCGTGGATTTCCCGATGTTCGCCAAGATGGTCGTGGCGGGCCCGGACAAGCACCCGCTCTACGCTGCCCTGACCGAGGCGCAGCCTGCCGCCGTCAGCACCAGCGGCGGCGCGATGCGTGCCAGGCTGGAGAGCCACGGCATCGCGGTGAACCCGGCACCCGAAGTGCAATGGAATTTCGAGAAGTTCGTGGTCGCTCCGGACGGCAGCGTCACCGCCCGGTTCGCGCCCGATACGCTGCCCGCCGACCCGGCGATCCTCGCAGCGATCGAAGAACAGCTTCCGCGCTGA
- a CDS encoding metal-dependent hydrolase codes for MTPRYPKMEFGSVDPHWSRNSELAQHYNAASIVPSHIEPYLVRVMLKAQPSVASHNPQLSRDIEVFNKQEVEHCKRHNAFNKMLREKGYPGLIDFEKRIAAEYRDWLENRSLRFNLAYSEGFEAIGSSNAETFFQVLPLLERSADPAALELWKWHLAEEFEHRHVCFDVYHTLYGRGPLAWLYRCWGYLYAYRHLTRFMDGVADYLIAIDRESMSEAQREKSKIRVASHRKMTRKRDLKQMLTVLSPFYNPSRKRASAAMTAYLASLAPPG; via the coding sequence ATGACCCCACGATATCCCAAGATGGAATTCGGCTCGGTCGATCCGCACTGGTCGCGCAACAGCGAGCTGGCGCAGCATTACAATGCGGCGTCGATCGTACCCTCGCACATCGAGCCCTATCTGGTCCGGGTGATGCTCAAGGCGCAGCCCAGCGTGGCAAGTCACAACCCGCAGCTCTCCCGCGACATCGAGGTCTTCAACAAGCAGGAAGTCGAGCATTGCAAGCGCCACAACGCTTTCAACAAGATGCTGCGCGAAAAGGGTTATCCCGGCCTGATCGATTTCGAGAAGCGGATCGCCGCAGAATATCGGGACTGGCTCGAGAACCGGTCCCTGCGCTTCAACCTTGCTTATTCGGAAGGCTTTGAGGCGATCGGATCGAGCAATGCGGAAACCTTCTTTCAGGTCCTTCCGCTGCTCGAGCGCAGCGCCGACCCGGCTGCACTCGAGCTCTGGAAATGGCATCTGGCCGAAGAGTTCGAGCACCGGCACGTCTGTTTCGACGTCTATCACACGCTTTACGGGCGCGGCCCGCTTGCCTGGCTCTATCGCTGCTGGGGCTATCTCTACGCCTATCGCCACCTGACCCGCTTCATGGACGGCGTGGCCGATTATCTGATCGCGATCGACCGGGAAAGCATGTCGGAAGCGCAGCGGGAGAAGTCGAAGATCAGGGTCGCGAGCCACCGCAAGATGACCCGCAAGCGCGACCTGAAACAGATGCTCACCGTGCTGTCGCCCTTCTACAACCCGTCTCGCAAACGGGCTTCGGCGGCGATGACCGCCTATCTCGCATCGCTCGCCCCGCCGGGCTGA